In Ipomoea triloba cultivar NCNSP0323 chromosome 15, ASM357664v1, one genomic interval encodes:
- the LOC116005515 gene encoding UDP-glycosyltransferase 73C6-like, with product MADHSAQIHFVLVPLMSPGHLIPMVDIAKLLAHHNVVVSIVSTPLNTPRIKSAVDFAVKSGLKIRLLELEFPAVQAGLPAGCENMDSLPSRDAIKNYFEAAAMLQEPFEKLFQDLKPRPRCIISGKNLAWTVETARKFKVPRLFFDGMGCFSFACTQSLHNSRIHETVSRFEPFTVPNLHHEIKLTRAQLPEALNPGSEDLIDVRNKIVAAESISDGIIVNTFEELEQDYIQEFKQTKGTRVWCIGPVSACNKSETEKITRGNPNPPTKNKHPCLEWLDSQEPKSVVYACLGSICGLSATQLIEVGLGLESSNSPFLWVIRGGEKSKQLEKWIQEEKFEERTNGRGFIIRGWSPQLLILSHPSTGAFLTHCGWNSTLEGICAGKPIITCPLFAEQFINERLIVDVLGSGVSVGVKAAVAWGIEEKSGLVILREDVKNAVEKAMENSQEAEKRREKAVEIAEMAKKATAEEGSSYLSVKALIRDVIQETSF from the coding sequence ATGGCGGATCATAGTGCCCAGATTCATTTTGTTCTTGTCCCTTTGATGTCTCCAGGGCATCTTATTCCCATGGTGGACATAGCCAAATTACTAGCACACCACAACGTCGTCGTTTCCATAGTCTCCACGCCCCTCAACACTCCCAGAATCAAATCCGCCGTAGATTTCGCCGTTAAATCCGGCCTAAAGATCAGGCTTTTGGAGCTCGAGTTCCCGGCCGTCCAGGCCGGCCTGCCGGCCGGATGCGAAAACATGGACTCCCTGCCGTCGCGGGACGCGATCAAGAATTACTTCGAAGCCGCCGCCATGTTACAGGAACCATTCGAGAAACTGTTCCAGGATCTGAAACCTCGTCCCAGATGCATAATTTCCGGGAAAAACCTAGCCTGGACGGTCGAAACCGCCCGCAAGTTTAAGGTTCCGAGGTTGTTCTTCGACGGAATGGGGTGTTTTTCTTTTGCATGCACACAGAGTCTCCACAATTCAAGAATCCACGAAACTGTTTCCAGGTTTGAACCATTTACAGTGCCCAATTTGCATCACGAAATCAAGTTGACCAGAGCGCAACTCCCGGAAGCCCTAAATCCAGGCTCAGAAGACTTAATTGATGTTAGAAACAAGATAGTCGCAGCCGAATCTATCTCAGATGGAATCATAGTAAACACATTCGAGGAGCTGGAACAGGATTACATCCAAGAATTCAAGCAAACCAAGGGAACAAGAGTCTGGTGCATTGGCCCAGTTTCAGCGTGCAACAAATCAGAAACGGAGAAAATAACAAGAGGAAATCCCAATCCcccaacaaaaaacaaacaccCATGCCTGGAATGGCTTGATAGCCAAGAACCAAAATCAGTAGTTTACGCCTGTCTTGGAAGCATATGTGGGCTATCTGCTACACAGCTTATAGAAGTTGGGTTAGGCTTAGAATCATCAAATTCCCCCTTCCTATGGGTCATAAGAGGAGGCGAAAAATCAAAACAGTTAGAAAAATGGATCCAAGAAGAGAAATTTGAAGAGAGGACTAATGGGAGAGGCTTCATAATCCGCGGCTGGTCCCCGCAACTCCTTATCCTGTCCCACCCTTCCACTGGGGCGTTCCTGACACACTGCGGATGGAACTCGACTCTGGAAGGCATCTGTGCCGGGAAACCAATAATCACGTGCCCGTTGTTCGCAGAACAGTTCATCAATGAGAGGCTGATTGTGGATGTTTTAGGGAGCGGTGTTAGTGTGGGAGTGAAAGCCGCTGTTGCCTGGGGGATTGAAGAGAAATCTGGGCTGGTAATACTGAGGGAGGATGTGAAGAATGCTGTAGAAAAGGCAATGGAGAACAGCCAAGAAGCAGAGAAAAGAAGGGAAAAGGCTGTAGAGATTGCAGAGATGGCAAAGAAAGCCACTGCAGAAGAGGGTTCATCTTATCTTAGTGTAAAAGCTTTAATCCGAGATGTAATTCAAGAAACTAGCTTTTAG
- the LOC116007412 gene encoding protein fluG isoform X2: MDFGFIHGGFYGKTEIISFQYFYLYFRSSCFCTYVRIWVLCFYIELSFLLFSLSFDTLADKVVAFKSIAAYRSGLEFNTEVTAKEAEEGLKAVLHAGGPARITNKNFIDYIFVHALEVAQSFDLPIQIHTGFGDKDLDLRLSNPLHLRNLLEDKRFSKCRIVLLHASYPFSKEASYLASVYSQVYLDFGLAVPKLSFHGMVSSIKELLELAPMNKVMFSTDGVAFPEAFYLGAKKAREVVFTVLRDACMDGDLSITEAIAAVRDIFSENAKQFYKINIAVESLNSKTDQSPSHAKVDSNSETQDVTLVRILWIDASGQHRCRAVTQKRFNDYIQKNGVGLTCASMGMSSFSDGPADGSNLSAVGEIRLIPDLSTKCKLPWAKQQEMVLSDMCIAPGKAWEYCPREALRRVSRVLKDEFDLVMNAGFENEFFLFKSVVREGKEEWLPFDYTMYCSTASFDAASSVLEEIVASLQSLNITVEQLHAESGNGQFEFALGYTECASAADTLIFAREVIRAVARKHGLLATFVPKYALDDIGSGSHVHLSLSKNGENVFMDHGGSARHGMSKVGEAFMAGVLEHLPSIMAFTAPVPNSYDRIQPNTWSGAYQCWGRQNREAPLRTASSPGVPNGFTNFEVKVFDGCANPYLGLASIIAAGIEGLRRCLTLPEPVDENPENLKASIRRLPKSLAESVEALERNTTFKGLINEKLLVAIQAVRKAEIKYYSENNEAYKELIHKY; encoded by the exons ATGGACTTTGGATTCATTCATGGAGGTTTTTATGGGAAGACTGAAATCATATCCTTTCAGtacttttatttgtattttcgtTCTTCGTGCTTTTGCACATATGTTCGAATATGG GTTCTGTGTTTTTATATAGAGTTATCGTTTCTGTTATTTTCCTTAAGCTTTGATACTTTAGCAGATAAAGTTGTTGCATTTAAAAGCATTGCAGCATATCGCAGTGGTCTTGAATTTAATACCGAGGTCACTGCGAAGGAGGCTGAAGAAGGCCTCAAGGCTGTCTTACATG CTGGCGGTCCTGCCCGCATTACAAACAAGAACTTCATTGATTATATCTTCGTACATGCCTTAGAGGTGGCTCAAAGTTTTGACTTGCCCATTCAGATACACACGGG TTTTGGGGATAAGGATTTGGATTTGAGGCTGTCTAATCCTCTTCATCTTCGCAATCTTCTCGAGGATAAAAGATTCAGCAAGTGTAGGATAGTTCTTTTGCATGCATCATATCCATTCTCAAAGGAAGCTTCCTATCTAGCTTCTGTCTACTCTCAA GTATACCTTGATTTTGGCCTCGCGGTTCCTAAACTTAGCTTCCATGGGATGGTTTCATCAATTAAAGAACTTCTGGAGCTTGCTCCAATGAACAAG GTGATGTTCAGCACTGATGGGGTTGCATTCCCTGAAGCTTTCTACTTAG GTGCAAAGAAAGCTCGTGAAGTTGTGTTCACTGTTCTACGTGATGCATGCATGGATGGTGATCTGTCAATTACAGAAGCTATTGCTGCAGTCCGAGACATCTTTTCAGAAAATGCAAAGCAATTTTACAAGATTAATATTGCAGTTGAATCTTTGAATTCGAAAACTGATCAATCCCCTTCCCATGCAAAGGTAGATTCGAACAGTGAAACACAAGATGTCACCCTTGTGCGCATTCTTTGGATAGATGCTTCTGGGCAGCATAGATGCCGT GCTGTTACACAAAAACGCTTCAACGATTACATTCAAAAGAATGGTGTGGGGCTAACTTGTGCTAGTATGGGCATGAGTTCATTTAGCGATGGTCCTGCTGATGGGAGTAACCTGAGTGCCGTCGGTGAGATCAGACTAATACCCGATTTGTCAACCAAATGCAAACTTCCATG GGCAAAGCAGCAAGAAATGGTTTTATCAGACATGTGCATTGCTCCTGGAAAAGCATGGGAGTATTGTCCAAGAGAAGCGTTGCGCAGAGTTTCCAGAGTCTTAAAGGATGAATTCGACTTG GTGATGAATGCAGGGTTCGAGAACGAATTTTTTCTCTTCAAGAGTGTAGTCAG GGAGGGAAAAGAAGAATGGTTACCATTTGACTATACTATGTACTGCTCTACTGCATCATTCGATGCTGCATCCTCTGTACTCGAAGAGATTGTTGCTTCGCTTCAGTCCTTAAATATTACTGTGGAGCAG CTACATGCAGAATCCGGGAATGGCCAGTTTGAATTTGCACTGGGATACACAGAATGTGCTAGTGCAGCAGATACCTTAATTTTTGCCCGTGAAGTGATTAGAGCCGTTGCAAGGAAACATGGATTGCTGGCGACTTTTGTGCCAAA GTATGCATTGGACGATATTGGCTCAGGGTCACATGTGCACCTCAGTTTGTCCAAGAATGGAGAAAACGTATTTATGGATCATGGTGGATCAGCTCGCCATGGAATGTCCAAGGTCGGGGAAGCGTTCATGGCTGGAGTGTTGGAACATCTTCCTTCGATAATGGCATTTACTGCGCCTGTTCCTAATAG TTATGATCGGATACAACCTAATACATGGAGTGGAGCGTACCAGTGTTGGGGGAGACAAAACCGAGAGGCTCCACTAAGAACAGCTAGTTCGCCCGGAGTTCCAAATGGCTTTACAAACTTTGAGGTTAAGGTGTTTGATGGATGTGCAAACCCGTACCTCGGTCTGGCTTCGATCATTGCTGCTGGGATTGAGGGTCTGCGCAGATGCTTAACTCTCCCCGAACCAGTCG ATGAGAATCCCGAAAACCTTAAAGCAAGTATTCGACGACTACCAAAATCTCTTGCAGAGTCGGTGGAAGCCCTGGAGAGAAACACAACGTTCAAAGGTTTGATCAACGAGAAGCTCTTGGTTGCCATACAAGCAGTTCGAAAG GCTGAGATCAAGTATTACTCTGAAAATAATGAGGCTTACAAGGAACTTATACACAAATATTAA
- the LOC116006307 gene encoding UDP-glycosyltransferase 73C3-like: MAFVSEEISFVMIPLMAPGHTIPMVDMAKLLASRGVTVTILLTTLHASRFKAVIDRAVSSGLPIRLRRLHFPAEEAGLPAGCESFDTLPSYTLATNFFAAINKLRDQAEKILEEITPRPRCIICDRNIHWTAQTAEKFKIPRIVFDGMSCFSQMSIHNLYILQADNRIPETTPFLIPDIPDRIEVTRAQLPGAFNPGTLDMDDVREKIKASEGGAYGYIINSFEELEHKYVDEFRKVKGGINVWCVGPLSLCNEDSVDDKAQRGNSTASIDQENCLKWLDSWQPGSVVYACLGSLARTTLAQFVELALGLEASNRPFILVVKAAGEKQLQVERWISSNQFEERVQKRSFLIRGWAPQVLILSHPSIGGFLTHCGWNSTLEGITAGVPLITWPLFAEQFLNEKFVVNVVGTGVSVGSESVMHMGEEDRSERKVGRENVRSAIERVMEEGKEGNRREVARKVGEMAKKAVQAGGSSHLNITLLIQQIIKITKK, from the exons ATGGCTTTTGTTTCCGAAGAGATAAGCTTTGTTATGATACCTTTAATGGCGCCAGGCCACACCATTCCCATGGTGGACATGGCGAAGCTCTTAGCGAGCCGTGGCGTCACCGTTACAATTCTCCTAACTACACTCCACGCCTCCCGGTTCAAGGCCGTGATAGACCGCGCGGTTTCCTCCGGCCTCCCCATTCGTCTCCGCCGCCTCCATTTTCCGGCGGAGGAGGCCGGGCTGCCGGCGGGCTGTGAGAGCTTCGATACACTGCCGTCTTACACTTTGGCCACAAACTTCTTCGCCGCCATCAACAAGCTCCGAGATCAAGCCGAGAAGATTCTAGAAGAGATCACCCCTCGGCCGAGGTGTATTATCTGCGACAGAAACATCCACTGGACGGCTCAAACGGCCGAGAAGTTTAAGATTCCGAGGATTGTGTTCGACGGTATGAGCTGTTTCAGTCAAATGTCCATTCATAACTTATATATTCTCCAGGCCGACAACCGGATCCCTGAAACGACGCCGTTCTTGATCCCCGACATCCCCGACAGAATCGAAGTTACCAGGGCGCAGCTCCCGGGCGCTTTTAATCCGGGGACGTTGGACATGGACGATGTCCGGGAAAAGATAAAAGCGAGCGAAGGCGGCGCGTACGGATATATAATCAACAGTTTTGAGGAGCTGGAACACAAATACGTTGACGAGTTTCGGAAAGTCAAAGGTGGGATTAATGTTTGGTGCGTTGGACCGCTGTCGCTATGCAACGAGGATAGCGTAGACGACAAAGCCCAGAGGGGGAACTCGACAGCCTCAATCGACCAAGAAAATTGCCTAAAATGGCTCGATTCTTGGCAGCCAGGGAGTGTCGTTTACGCTTGCCTCGGAAGCCTCGCTCGAACCACGCTCGCGCAGTTCGTTGAGCTAGCTTTGGGCTTGGAGGCTTCAAATCGTCCCTTCATACTAGTTGTCAAAGCGGCCGGAGAGAAGCAACTACAG GTAGAGAGATGGATATCCTCGAATCAGTTCGAGGAAAGGGTTCAAAAAAGAAGTTTCTTGATCAGAGGGTGGGCTCCACAAGTACTAATATTGTCTCACCCATCCATCGGAGGATTCTTAACGCACTGTGGATGGAATTCTACTCTAGAAGGGATAACGGCGGGTGTGCCATTGATAACGTGGCCTTTGTTTGCCGAGCAGTTTTTGAACGAGAAGTTTGTGGTGAATGTAGTAGGCACAGGGGTGAGCGTCGGGTCGGAGTCGGTCATGCACATGGGAGAGGAAGACAGGTCCGAACGGAAAGTTGGGCGAGAAAACGTGAGGAGTGCCATTGAAAGAGTAATGGAGGAAGGGAAAGAAGGGAATAGGAGAGAAGTAGCTAGAAAAGTAGGAGAAATGGCCAAGAAGGCAGTGCAAGCTGGAGGGTCTTCTCACCTCAACATCACACTATTAATCCAACAAATCATCaaaatcaccaaaaaataa
- the LOC116007247 gene encoding ras-related protein RABC2a: protein MGSSSTGGQSSSGGFDLSFKILLIGDSGVGKSSLLVSFISNAVDDLAPTIGVDFKMKTLAVGGKRLKLTLWDTAGQERFRTLTSSYYRGAQAIILVYDVTKRVTFTNISDVWAKEMELYSTNQDCVKMIVGNKVDRESERAVSREEGITLAKELGSLFLECSARTRENVEHCFEELALKIMEVPSLLEKGSTTVKRNILKQKQEHQTQTGGGCCS, encoded by the exons atggggTCGTCGTCGACTGGAGGACAGAGCAGTAGCGGGGGGTTTGATCTGTCGTTTAAGATCTTGTTGATCGGAGATTCGGGAGTAGGAAAAAGTAGCCTGCTCGTCAGCTTCATTTCTAATGCCGTTGACGATCTTGCCCCTACCATTG GTGTTGATTTTAAGATGAAGACGCTCGCTGTTGGTGGGAAAAGACTGAAACTTACACTTTGGGATACAG CCGGACAGGAGAGGTTCAGAACATTGACAAGCTCTTATTACAGAGGTGCTCAGGCAATCATTCTTG TTTATGATGTGACAAAGAGAGTTACCTTCACAAATATATCTGACGTATGGGCAAAAGAGATGGAGCTTTACTCAACTAATCAGGATTGTGTCAAAATGATTGTTGGGAACAAAGTTGACAGA GAATCTGAGAGGGCTGTCAGCAGGGAGGAAGGTATAACTCTGGCAAAAGAGCTTGGAAGTTTATTTCTTGAATGTAGTGCAAGGACACGAGAAAATGTGGAGCATTGTTTTGAAGAGCTTGCCTTAAAG ATAATGGAGGTGCCTAGTCTTTTGGAAAAAGGATCTACCACAGTGAAGAGAAATATCTTAAAGCAGAAACAAGAACATCAAACACAAACTGGTGGAGGCTGTTGCTCATAG
- the LOC116007412 gene encoding protein fluG isoform X1, with protein sequence MEGFAELKEAVEKVKLVDAHAHNIVSLHSKLPFLSCFSEATGDALSSALHTINFKRSIREIAELYGSNISLHAIQEYRRCHKLEESTALCFKAAGISVLLIDDGLDLDMKNEVEWHKNFVPIVGRILRIEHLVEKILDEGRSEKKTWTLDSFMEVFMGRLKSLADKVVAFKSIAAYRSGLEFNTEVTAKEAEEGLKAVLHAGGPARITNKNFIDYIFVHALEVAQSFDLPIQIHTGFGDKDLDLRLSNPLHLRNLLEDKRFSKCRIVLLHASYPFSKEASYLASVYSQVYLDFGLAVPKLSFHGMVSSIKELLELAPMNKVMFSTDGVAFPEAFYLGAKKAREVVFTVLRDACMDGDLSITEAIAAVRDIFSENAKQFYKINIAVESLNSKTDQSPSHAKVDSNSETQDVTLVRILWIDASGQHRCRAVTQKRFNDYIQKNGVGLTCASMGMSSFSDGPADGSNLSAVGEIRLIPDLSTKCKLPWAKQQEMVLSDMCIAPGKAWEYCPREALRRVSRVLKDEFDLVMNAGFENEFFLFKSVVREGKEEWLPFDYTMYCSTASFDAASSVLEEIVASLQSLNITVEQLHAESGNGQFEFALGYTECASAADTLIFAREVIRAVARKHGLLATFVPKYALDDIGSGSHVHLSLSKNGENVFMDHGGSARHGMSKVGEAFMAGVLEHLPSIMAFTAPVPNSYDRIQPNTWSGAYQCWGRQNREAPLRTASSPGVPNGFTNFEVKVFDGCANPYLGLASIIAAGIEGLRRCLTLPEPVDENPENLKASIRRLPKSLAESVEALERNTTFKGLINEKLLVAIQAVRKAEIKYYSENNEAYKELIHKY encoded by the exons ATGGAAGGCTTTGCTGAGCTGAAAGAAGCAGTGGAGAAGGTGAAGTTGGTGGATGCTCATGCCCACAACATAGTCAGCCTTCACTccaaactcccttttctcagCTGCTTCTCTGAAGCCACCGGCGACGCCTTGTCCTCCGCCCTACATACCATCAATTTCAAa AGAAGCATAAGGGAAATTGCTGAATTATATGGCTCAAACATATCTCTACATGCCATTCAAGAATATCGCCGCTGCCATAAATTGGAAGAGAGCACAGCTCTCTGCTTCAAGGCTGCAGGAATTTCTGTATTGCTTATTGATGATGGGCTTGACTTGGATATGAAGAATGAAGTTGAGTGGCACAAGAATTTTGTACCAATTGTTGGTAGAATACTAAGGATTGAgcatttggttgagaaaattCTCGACGAG GGGAGATCAGAGAAGAAAACATGGACTTTGGATTCATTCATGGAGGTTTTTATGGGAAGACTGAAATC TTTAGCAGATAAAGTTGTTGCATTTAAAAGCATTGCAGCATATCGCAGTGGTCTTGAATTTAATACCGAGGTCACTGCGAAGGAGGCTGAAGAAGGCCTCAAGGCTGTCTTACATG CTGGCGGTCCTGCCCGCATTACAAACAAGAACTTCATTGATTATATCTTCGTACATGCCTTAGAGGTGGCTCAAAGTTTTGACTTGCCCATTCAGATACACACGGG TTTTGGGGATAAGGATTTGGATTTGAGGCTGTCTAATCCTCTTCATCTTCGCAATCTTCTCGAGGATAAAAGATTCAGCAAGTGTAGGATAGTTCTTTTGCATGCATCATATCCATTCTCAAAGGAAGCTTCCTATCTAGCTTCTGTCTACTCTCAA GTATACCTTGATTTTGGCCTCGCGGTTCCTAAACTTAGCTTCCATGGGATGGTTTCATCAATTAAAGAACTTCTGGAGCTTGCTCCAATGAACAAG GTGATGTTCAGCACTGATGGGGTTGCATTCCCTGAAGCTTTCTACTTAG GTGCAAAGAAAGCTCGTGAAGTTGTGTTCACTGTTCTACGTGATGCATGCATGGATGGTGATCTGTCAATTACAGAAGCTATTGCTGCAGTCCGAGACATCTTTTCAGAAAATGCAAAGCAATTTTACAAGATTAATATTGCAGTTGAATCTTTGAATTCGAAAACTGATCAATCCCCTTCCCATGCAAAGGTAGATTCGAACAGTGAAACACAAGATGTCACCCTTGTGCGCATTCTTTGGATAGATGCTTCTGGGCAGCATAGATGCCGT GCTGTTACACAAAAACGCTTCAACGATTACATTCAAAAGAATGGTGTGGGGCTAACTTGTGCTAGTATGGGCATGAGTTCATTTAGCGATGGTCCTGCTGATGGGAGTAACCTGAGTGCCGTCGGTGAGATCAGACTAATACCCGATTTGTCAACCAAATGCAAACTTCCATG GGCAAAGCAGCAAGAAATGGTTTTATCAGACATGTGCATTGCTCCTGGAAAAGCATGGGAGTATTGTCCAAGAGAAGCGTTGCGCAGAGTTTCCAGAGTCTTAAAGGATGAATTCGACTTG GTGATGAATGCAGGGTTCGAGAACGAATTTTTTCTCTTCAAGAGTGTAGTCAG GGAGGGAAAAGAAGAATGGTTACCATTTGACTATACTATGTACTGCTCTACTGCATCATTCGATGCTGCATCCTCTGTACTCGAAGAGATTGTTGCTTCGCTTCAGTCCTTAAATATTACTGTGGAGCAG CTACATGCAGAATCCGGGAATGGCCAGTTTGAATTTGCACTGGGATACACAGAATGTGCTAGTGCAGCAGATACCTTAATTTTTGCCCGTGAAGTGATTAGAGCCGTTGCAAGGAAACATGGATTGCTGGCGACTTTTGTGCCAAA GTATGCATTGGACGATATTGGCTCAGGGTCACATGTGCACCTCAGTTTGTCCAAGAATGGAGAAAACGTATTTATGGATCATGGTGGATCAGCTCGCCATGGAATGTCCAAGGTCGGGGAAGCGTTCATGGCTGGAGTGTTGGAACATCTTCCTTCGATAATGGCATTTACTGCGCCTGTTCCTAATAG TTATGATCGGATACAACCTAATACATGGAGTGGAGCGTACCAGTGTTGGGGGAGACAAAACCGAGAGGCTCCACTAAGAACAGCTAGTTCGCCCGGAGTTCCAAATGGCTTTACAAACTTTGAGGTTAAGGTGTTTGATGGATGTGCAAACCCGTACCTCGGTCTGGCTTCGATCATTGCTGCTGGGATTGAGGGTCTGCGCAGATGCTTAACTCTCCCCGAACCAGTCG ATGAGAATCCCGAAAACCTTAAAGCAAGTATTCGACGACTACCAAAATCTCTTGCAGAGTCGGTGGAAGCCCTGGAGAGAAACACAACGTTCAAAGGTTTGATCAACGAGAAGCTCTTGGTTGCCATACAAGCAGTTCGAAAG GCTGAGATCAAGTATTACTCTGAAAATAATGAGGCTTACAAGGAACTTATACACAAATATTAA
- the LOC116007248 gene encoding ras-related protein RABE1e-like, producing MAARADYDCLIKLLLIGDSGVGKSCLLLRFSEDSFTQSYITTIGIDFKVRTIELDGKRMKLQIWDTAGQERFRTITTAYYRGAMGILLVYDVTDESSFDNIRNWMKNIEQHASDTVNKILIGNKADMDESKRVVPTSRGQALADEYGVKFFETSAKTGYNVEQGFFAIAGDIKQRLAEADSKAEPSTIKISLPEPVKPSTGVQQRSACCST from the exons ATGGCGGCTCGAGCTGACTACGATTGCCTCATCAAGCTTCTTCTCATCGGTGATAGCG GAGTCGGAAAGAGCTGTTTGTTATTGAGGTTTTCTGAGGATTCATTCACACAGAGCTATATTACCACTATTGG GATTGATTTTAAGGTGAGAACTATAGAGTTGGATGGAAAACGTATGAAACTGCAAATATGGGATACTGCTGGCCAAGAACGTTTTCGAACAATCACcactg CTTATTACAGGGGAGCCATGGGAATATTGTTAGTCTATGATGTCACTGATGAATCCTCCTTCGATA ATATCAGAAACTGGATGAAAAATATAGAGCAGCATGCCTCTGATACTGTGAACAAGATACTGATTGGTAACAAAGCCGATATGGATGAGAGCAAGAGG GTTGTGCCAACCTCACGAGGCCAGGCTCTAGCTGATGAATATGGTGTAAAGTTTTTTGAAACT AGTGCAAAAACTGGCTACAATGTGGAGCAAGGCTTCTTTGCCATTGCTGGAGACATTAAGCAGAGACTTGCAGAGGCAGATAGCAAAGCAGAA CCTTCAACCATCAAAATCAGTTTACCTGAACCCGTTAAACCTTCAACTGGTGTTCAACAGAGATCAGCATGCTGCAGCACCTGA
- the LOC116007513 gene encoding zinc finger protein ZAT5-like, with protein MMKFDDHMVSAIKKRRTKRPRQPSPVALRMATSSSSSTIQCIGSDDHFAAAAGGRFDHLSSSSSPSSNSENNRELSVDLEEDMANCLILLAQGRHDQELPAPSLVAGGANKEVYECKTCNRVFPSFQALGGHRASHKKPKASSSSAIPSPENQESYYEDVTTLSLQIPGRILPPSPMLSNKNKMHECSICGAEFTSGQALGGHMRRHRPLPPNAAAATTTSSGGGREDFDLNLPAAPAEEERRETSFPFASKERVIVFSTSTLVNCHY; from the coding sequence ATGATGAAGTTTGACGATCACATGGTTAGTGCGATCAAGAAAAGGCGGACTAAGCGGCCGCGCCAGCCATCTCCGGTTGCGTTAAGAATGGCTACTAGTTCATCGTCTAGTACGATTCAGTGCATCGGAAGTGATGATCATTTCGCCGCCGCCGCTGGCGGCCGGTTTGATCATCTGTCCTCTTCTTCTTCGCCGTCGTCCAACTCGGAGAATAATAGGGAACTAAGCGTGGATTTGGAGGAAGACATGGCAAACTGTTTGATCCTTTTAGCTCAAGGTCGCCACGATCAAGAATTGCCGGCACCGTCGTTGGTCGCCGGCGGCGCCAACAAGGAAGTTTACGAGTGTAAGACGTGTAATCGGGTCTTCCCTTCTTTCCAAGCTCTGGGTGGGCACAGAGCGAGTCACAAGAAACCGAAAGCGTCATCGTCGTCAGCAATTCCTTCGCCGGAAAATCAAGAAAGCTATTACGAGGATGTTACAACGTTGTCGCTGCAAATTCCGGGCAGAATTTTGCCGCCGTCTCCCATGCTTTCCAACAAAAACAAGATGCACGAGTGTTCCATTTGTGGAGCTGAGTTCACTTCCGGCCAAGCCTTGGGCGGTCACATGAGGCGGCACAGGCCACTGCCGCCTAACGCCGCCGCCGCAACTACCACCAGTAGCGGCGGCGGCCGTGAAGATTTTGACCTTAACCTTCCGGCGGCGCCGGCGGAAGAAGAACGCCGAGAAACCAGCTTCCCCTTTGCGTCGAAAGAGCGAGTCATCGTCTTCTCCACTTCTACTCTGGTGAATTGCCATTATTGA